GAGTCTCGTCTGCTTTGAAGATGTAAACCTCACCGAGGTCCTCTATCATATCCTTTGCGTCGTTCAGGAAGACCTCTTCGCAGACCCAGAAGGTATTCCCTTCGTCTTCAACTTCGCCCAGTTTGTGGAAGAACACCTCGTTCCCATCCTGGTCGAACAGGCTGAAGACTTCCGTCTGATGTTC
This region of Thermotoga sp. genomic DNA includes:
- a CDS encoding DUF1292 domain-containing protein, which codes for EHQTEVFSLFDQDGNEVFFHKLGEVEDEGNTFWVCEEVFLNDAKDMIEDLGEVYIFKADETPEGVMLEGVEYNTAKKVFEKWQQSIPDIEEMFFEGEE